One stretch of Lucilia cuprina isolate Lc7/37 chromosome 6, ASM2204524v1, whole genome shotgun sequence DNA includes these proteins:
- the LOC111686579 gene encoding probable serine/threonine-protein kinase tsuA, whose protein sequence is MLNMRNQLDKIIITAMDRFVWFVLLVVISHLVTEFTRVTGYTRGPRQDVVMVNDSSIQPIRVQNLVLYPGQEYGLYEQQNQQYYNGNNRYNNYANNNKNHNTNNNSNFLSSLFNQFINSNNNNNNQNGEEQPQQFDNSNNIINVPNVLGDVRTFSFRPIIDSIFEIPISTLRAVNNLVGRLTGGYLQPQQQDQQHQQLLPQQQPPKYSSYPSFQASSSASSSSYYGMQKSAGTIQQPQQQPKTQFEMLNRIQQQESGAKASPPAAQSSKSVQQRDMSKS, encoded by the exons ATAATTATTACCGCTATGGATCGTTTTGTATGGTTTGTTTTACTAGTGGTCATTTCGCATCTTGTGACAGAATTTACTCGTGTCACTGGTTATACCAGAGGGCCTCGCCAAGATGTGGTCATGGTTAACGAC tCCTCAATTCAACCTATAAGAGTGCAGAATCTAGTACTGTATCCTGGTCAGGAATATGGACTTTACGAGCAGCAAAACCAACAGTATTACAACGGCAACAATCGTTACAACAATTACGCCAATAACAATAAGAACCACAATACAAATAACAACAGTAATTTCTTAAGTAgtttatttaatcaatttatcaacagcaacaacaacaataacaaccaaAATGGAGAGGAACAACCACAACAGTTCGATAATAGTAACAACATTATCAATGTGCCCAATGTCCTAGGAGACGTTAGGACATTCAGTTTTCGTCCAATTATCGATAGTATATTTGAG ATACCCATATCAACATTACGTGCAGTCAATAATTTGGTGGGACGTTTAACAGGCGGTTATTTGCAGCCCCAGCAACAGgatcaacaacatcaacaattgTTGCCACAACAGCAGCCACCAAAATACTCTTCTTATCCTTCGTTTCAAGCATCATCATCGGCATCCTCCTCCTCGTACTATGGCATGCAAAAATCTGCTGGTACCATACAACAGCcgcaacaacaaccaaaaacaCAATTTGAAATGTTGAATCGAATACAACAACAGGAGTCTGGGGCAAAAGCATCACCACCAGCAGCACAAAGTTCAAAAAGTGTACAACAAAGAGATATGAGTAAATCTTAA